One Phoenix dactylifera cultivar Barhee BC4 unplaced genomic scaffold, palm_55x_up_171113_PBpolish2nd_filt_p 000602F, whole genome shotgun sequence genomic window, AAACTGGCATATAACCAGTGAGATGCACGGGGTATcattttttctcctctttcaaaCTCTTCTTGAAATGCAATATAGCAATGTAGTAAACTATAATAAATAGAAAGTTTTAATAACCAAATTTCTGGTGCACATTAAGCAATGAACTTTAATGATGGTATAGCATAAAGTTCCATTATTAATACGACATTTACAGGGCCAATAGAGAACACTGCACAAGCTGAGTCTCCATATAGAAACTCTTATTATCAAAACCAGCCCCTGCAACATGTAGGGTAgagttttttctcctttttctagCTGCTTTTGAAATGCAATATTACAATTTtaacaaattataataagtaGAAGGCTTCAAAAGCCAAATTTCTATTGCACATTAAGCAATGAACTACAACGATAACCAAGTAGAAACTCCCATCATTAATATCGGTATCATTAATACTAATGTCCACATGCAAAAGGCAAACTATGCACAAGTTGACCCACATCAAGCAATGAATTTTAATGATGGTAGAGCAGAAACTCTCATCATTAATACTAGCACCACTGATAACAGCATCCATATGGTGAAAGAAGAACTCTGCACAAAAGCCTCCATGCAAAAATTTCCATCACTAATGCCAACATCATGATGCACGGGGTACaagtttttctcctttttccaacttttttttaaatgcaatataacaatataacaaattataataaatagaaggcTTCATTAGCAAAATTTCTGTTATATATTAAGTAATACCGATAACTGAGTTAAATCTCCTATCTTTAATACCAACATCCACATGGCCAGCAAAGAACTCTATACAAGCTGAGCCTCTATAGAAAAACTCTAGTCATTAATACCGGCATCATGAATACTGGCCAACACGATGCACAGGGTATGATTTATTCTCCTTTCTCCAGCTATTCCTGAAATGCAATAAAATAATGCgacaaattataataaatagaagggCTTTAATAACCAAATTTCTGTTACACATtgagcaaggttcgccgtatcAATCGGTACGTCTCATTGTCTCGTACCATACCGCATAGCAATACTGTCATAGGATGGTActggtacggggttcggtaccaaGACGGCAAACCTTGACATTGAGTAATGAGCTTTAATTGCGGTCGAGCAAAAACTCCTGTCACTAATACAAGCATGTACATGGCAAATGGAGAACTCTGTACAAAAGCCTCCATGCAAAAACTCCCATCATTATACCAACAAAGAATATTGGCCCCCTACAATGCACAAGGTATggttttttcctcctctttccaACTTCTTTAATGATGGCCAAACACATTAATACAGCCATCATTAATATATGTTGCACATTAAGCAATAAATTTTATAGTAGTCAAGCATATTAATACCGGCATCACTAATACTAGTGTCCACATAGTGTTTGGACTTTGGAGAGTCCTATACAAGCTAAGCctccattttagatatatataatagaatCCAAATGTATTCAAATCTTTTACTATATGTACCCAAGTCTTTCAAGATTAACCATCCCCAACTTTGATGACCCCTAACATCCCCCTCTAACCATCATCATCACCTCCTTTGACACCCAACTCAGATTTAATAGCTTCACCTTATGGCCCTACATTACCCtccaaaaatagaattaaaaaaatcacAATTTTATAAACTTCTGTCTTTTCTTCATCAAACCTTCATCACCATCTTTTCAAAGGTATTTTAGTTACACCTCAATAAATTTTACCTCAAGACTCTCAAATTCTTATGGAAACAAGTTATTCCTCTATCAACATCTTCAAAATAGGTGATCTCTCAAGTCTCGCAATGACAGGAaactctaactagaatctttaaaaGATATGTGATAAATTAGAATTGAACAAaggtgaaatttgaattcttgacaattagactcaaattgtGATAAAAAGCAACTATAGATACCAGAGTTAGGCACATGGCTGCATGCAAGAGGAAGTTTGGATACTTGAGATCATGTGAGAGATAAAGTGTTGATGGTTATGATCCCCATTCCATAAATAGAGTCCACTTTTAGCTGGTGCAGTCATCTTTTTCAGTACCTTAAGCAAAAGTTTGACTAATGGGGATGTATCCTTACAAAGAAGGGGCATATTTAAGAACCCTACAGAAAACATGTCGTAAAATTTCAAGAAAGGAGACTTAAGGTCCATGGATAAAGATCTAAATAAGTCGTGTTGTAATAGTAGAGACAGCTGCCATTATTCCAACCTTGCTCCCAAACCCAAAATCATACCCTCCAATCATAGTGGCGAATAATTGAAGTGTTAACAGTTAAAGGCTTTCGAAAAAAGATAAGACTACATAAAGTGGTTAAGAGATGCTCCCTACCAAAATGCACCCTtaaaaggaacaaaagaaaagaagttaTTTTTTAATGTTAAAAGCATTTTCACACTTTTGTTTTGGTTATTTGATGAGATTGTTTCTTTTTGTATTTACATGATCAGCGTTAGAGTTCATTGATTACTTAGAAAAGTGAACATGCCATCAAACTAAAAACACCATTTATAGGCTTTGGTAGGTCAAGGAAGCGATAGGGCAATAAAGCCCATGGGTTGCATAAATAGATAAGGCACATATTTGAAATAGAGAAGAGATTTGGTTTTTAAAGATATGAGGGGGCGGGGGAGGATTTATGATAGTAAATTCCCAAACTAATGGACACACTTAGATATTATCATTTGCCATTATAACAAAGATAATGACCCTTGTTTGCCTCAAACAACCTGGACTGAGTTTATcaacaaaaaaattattgacTATTATATCGGTTGTTATAATAGCCATTGTAACTGGAAATTAAAGATGCCAACAGAAAAATGGCATTTTCTGCTCAACTCACTATTCATTGAATAAAGAATATTTCATAGATGGCATGCAGTTTCTAATTGAAAACGTTATTTTATTAAGAGGAACAATGGACATATAAATAATGGAAATTATTCCCATTATATAACAGCCATTACAACAAATAACAGCAAAATAATGGCCGTTATTTAAAAGCTTGTTATAAATGTATAAAACATAACAAGAAGCCCCTGAAATTGTTATGTCATTACTAGTGCTAGGTGTGCGAGGTGCAAATGACAGAGCGCGGAGAGTCGTGATCATATGACTGGGAAAATTTTACTTGCCAGCACTCAGTGCAACAGCTGGTGCAGGGAAACAGATATCCTAAGATCAATTTAAGTAGAGAAGCACCAAGGAGGAGGGTCAGTGTTTAAATTTTGTGAGAGTTCCATAGAATGTACATTACCCATGCATGTTAAGTGCAAGGTGCAAATGACAGAGCACGGATAGTTGTGATCATGTGACTGGAAAAATTTTACTTGCTAGCACTCGGTGCAACAGCATCAGGGAATCGGATATCCTAAGATCAATTTAAGTTGAGAAGTGCAACAGCTCTCCTTTAGCCAGTGCACTCCTGTTACATGGTGGACAGGTGGCAAACACTTCAGCATGAATATAGGCTTAAGGACATGAAAAAGGGTTTATATTAGCTTATCATAATAGAGATGAACAGTCAAATTACTATGCAAAACACCTAACTTAGGACCAAGCATTTACCTGTACTAACACTAGTATAGTGACAACCTTTTTCGCTCAATATAGATTTGTTGTATAAAAGTACAAGCGCAACAGCTCCCATTTTGCAAAAGATTGCTTATATAGTAAACTATATACTTCAtgtatttcattattttttctacACTTTAACATGGATAAGGTGGTAATCCTTTACCCTGTTGTTCCCTTTGAAGAAACAAAAGGATGTATGAGATAGCATTAAAAACTCGACAAACTTTCATCACTATCCCAACTTATCAAAGACTTGCAGTACATGGTGCCTAACTTTTCACATTTCTTGGTCGAAGTAAAGAGGAAAAATGTTTTAATCTAAGGCACTATCACTTCCCAATTCGAAGGTACATTTTTCTGTCTTGACCTTACTCCAAACTAAGTTGTTATAATCTTGTATAAATCCATAGAATTAGTCTTATTGCCTAATCATGCATATTCAGCAAGTTCCGCATAAAGTATTATAGACCTAAATCCGCATGTACATATTTTGAACTAGAAAAGGCATTTTTCAATTCCCTAAAGATGTCcaagaaatatatttaaaaagttAAGGTCTAGAGCAAGGTTTGTCATCTCGATACCGGAATATgtaccagtgccacactagcattgTATCGGTATGGCACAGTATAGAATCTTTTCAGTGTACCGAGTGTCAATACGCCTTCTGTACTATATACTAGAACCGATCCAATACGGTACGCCCCCTACTGTCCAGTTTAGGACAGTATCACGAACTATGGTCTAGAGCAACAACTAATAGCTAAAAACTATTATCTAGTAAACTGCAGACAAATATAGATCAACTACTAGGTCAGGTAATGCAAAGATCAAACTTGAATAAGATATGAGACATGGACAAACATAGTGCAACAGAAtgcaatataataatataaacatAAAAATACTATTCTCACATGTACCTTGTTCCATAATGATGTCGATGACTGTGTGAAGAGGTATGTGCTTCTCAACCTTTGTAAACCCTAGGAAAGGCAAAAAGGAAGGTCTTCTGGCCTATTTGCAAAATTATATCATGTCATGAACAACAACTGGAACCAATAAGCAGAGTATAAGAAAATAAAGTAAATAAATATAAGAAAGCCAATAACTACCTTGTAAACTATCTTGTTGGGTGTGACATAAAGTTTGCgtgaagatatatccttctGCAGCACATATCTTCTGACAGGCAGATATAGAAGCATAACTACACCAACTCCCCAAGCCAAAACAAGCAATAATGATATCAATACCCATATAATTGTGTCACATTGCACATGATTTTTTGCAAGCTCTTCAAATGAGGCTCTATACAATACTTTTCCAGAAATTTCTGCTTCCTCGTCATCAATCTCAGATACAGGATCTGCTAGTAAAAGCTCATCTGATTCACTTCTTTCATGTAAACTAATAGCATGACCCGTCAACATTCCTACAATTCACATCTGACAAATATGTTATGCTACAAGTTGGACAATTCTAGAGAAATtttattcagagaatcaaatttCCAGTGCATAGGAAGTACTTATTATCCCAGGAAATAGAATTGTCAGGGTCATTCTAAATATGAATTTAAACATAAGTACCTACTTCTTACCATCAACAGAGAGCAATCAACAGTTACATTCAAAAATGGGATTAAAAGAGAGCATGGAAATCCATTTTATACAGAACAAGCCTGTAAACAAGTTGAGGAGCCAAAATctctttcaaatattcaaatttTAGGGAAGTGTGCATGACAAACCAGTCAACTTTCGAGAGTCCTATAAATTGAAGTTAAAGAGGAGAAAGTCTTATTGAAGTAGTCAGCCACCTCTTATGAAAAGAAGCCCACTAAACCCTGTTGTAGTTCGGGCATCACTAACTAGTCACCCTTTGAGAGTCATAAGAATTTTGGAGGAAACAAACTTGTTAAAGCAGCCGGTCAGCTCTTCGGAAAGAGTTTGAGTCTAATTTCTACCCACTTTCAGGTGAGACTCCACAGTATCCTACTTGTGACAAAATTAGAGTTAGAAAGCATGTTTAAATGCAATGGAGATATGGTTGGTATTTCAGCAGTCCCTTTTTCGTATGCAAACTCAGATGGTTTTGCGCCATGAAATTGATATTCTAGTTTCAATTGATTACTGAAATAATATTTGTTAACTGTTGTAATTGAGTGAAATTTGGAAATCTAAAATATCACAGCCTTGATTTCAATTTAGGGAAAACAAGTTTGAGCTCCTTTGGCATTTCTGATATTTAATGAAGTTCTTAAgagtatttgattatttttctaCATGTGCAGAGCTGTCTAGACCATGGTTTGTCGCACCGGCCCGAACCAAATAGTACAGGACGTACCATACTATACTGGTTCAGTGCTGATATTCAGTATGAAAGGAGTACCCTcaatatgccaaaaaaattcgtaccgtaccgtaccgacacagtaCTAGCGTGGCATCGGTATGGGGTCCTGTACCACAACAGCGAACCGTGGTCCAAACTACAACAACAACAACTTTAATTCTAATTTAGGGAACTAGTTTGATCTCTTTCGGCATTTTAGTATCTaattaagttcctaagagaattGATTACCTCCATCTGAAGAGTTGTTTAAACTACAAGAACAACTAGGTAGCACTGCAACTATGTTTGAACAGACAAATTATCAGATTTCATGTGTTAGGTAGAACATGCAAGTGCTTCAACTTTATTCAATATGATGATGCCAAAAATCAACTTGAGGATTTTGGCTGGTTCATTTAATCCTCTATCCTGGGTTCTCATGATGTTGATGACGATAAGGTGGTGATAGGCATTTCAACAATCAATTGTTGAGCCTCTGATGATACCATGGAAGAACTGAATGAAACATATTAACCAGAAAATACTCTTTAAAAATGAGAATCAATGTCGCTAGCAAGTTAAAGCATGTCACATTACTTGATAAGATGATGCCTAGAAAATATTACTTTGATTAGAAAAACACCCTAAGGGAATGAAATTGAGATTCATGAAGGATAAGCTAAAAGTGGAAAATCTATGATAGCACTGAATGGAGGACCACACATATTGGACAAGCCAACAACCAGTTGACAACTAAAAGAGATGAAGATTAAATGGGAGGCCAGTAAATTCTAGCTGGTCACTTCCTTTTGGTGTGTGTGCCTGAATGTAGCTTTCCAGCGGAGCCTAAATAGTTGGGAAAAGACTGCATGattatgaataaaaaaaaatggatgtaactttcttctttccttttctttgttaaACCTCCATTTATGTGCCTTCTGAGTGATTGATTTATTATACTTTGGTAACACTTCCTCATCACCAGTTATCAACAAAACCATTCTCTACCACTCAGACCAAGCAATGATCTCCAACCCAAGGAAACAACATTCAGAGCAACATTTGGCCCTATGTTAGCTCAAATATGCCAAAACAAATGCTTCCTCAAATCTGGAAGAACTGAAAGAATACGGACGCCAACCATGGATCCGCAATTCAGTCCTTTCAATCACAAGACTGCATTCCTCAAGAATATTCTCGACATTCGTGCAAGTAGAATAAGCCTCTACGAAGGCAAAAAAAATTGGGATAAGAAACTACACTTGTTGTTCCTTTTCCCCAAGTTTTTTCTCATACTCTTCTCTTGCCCACTTTGATTTTACCATCTAAAAGCCAAAATAAAAGCTCAAACTAAAACTCATATTGTCAAAAAAGAATAAAGGCGCCATCATCAGTACGAAGGCATGCAAAAGCAAAGGAAACTGGAGAGAAAAGAAATTTTGAGTACTCCGTTGGGGTTAATATCGAGTATAAATTTCcaaacatttaaaaaaaatacctaATATGGAAGCAGTAAAATAGAAAGAATCACCTGGGACTGGGAATGATCTGAATCCGCTGTCAAGGAAGAGGAAAACGATTGATTGAAGCAACGAACGCGAGATTTTAGGGGTTTTCAAGGGCTGTTTTGCCGCTGCCCAGCGATCGGAAACGACCAACCTGATGGCTGATGGTCCTCGGAGAAACCGTATCGCCCTCTCTCACCTACTAAAAACCTTCAGAAATGGCCACTTTGGGCCGTGAGCGGCCTGGTCCGAGGTCAGGCCATCTCTCGGTGTCAAGGGTTGTAATTTGAGGCCACTACACAAAAATCCCAACCTAGGGCCCAAAGGAAATGGCCCGGcggtttttttccctttttttggtTAAATATTTGAAAGAAACTTATTGACCAGACCTCGCTGGACCACACTGTAACAATAAGCCTCTCTTAGCCATTCTTCTAACACCCAATCTCTATGCCTAAGTATTTTTTAACTCCCAGTCCTTCCCAACCGTATACGGTATGCAGTGATTGTAAATAAAAGGGGGACTGCAAATTAGACGACCGGCCTATAGGCCATTATCCTTATTTGCATGTCCCTCCCAACCGTATACGGTATGCAAGTCCTCAAAGGGACCACatgttaaaaatcaatatttaACAATATTCCATATCTTTCCAAGATCCAACAAGTAAACAGCTAGTATGGGCTTCTCCCCGAAGGTatcaacttctttttttttaacttttttcatgaatatccctctaaatatcagattttgcataaatactctttcaaattaatatttacatgtataccgttataaaatatttattttactattctgtcctcttttttttttttttttttatatgtacccatgctatctaacggcgttaaaaaaataatggtttcaaattaaaatgactaatatACTCTTAATGGGGAGACGTATATATAGATCGCGATCCGATAGTAAGGAAAGAAGATAGAaacaatagcataattttaaaattttattttatcttttaattaatataaatatgatttttcttaacaccattataacaaccgttatattatgAGCATTTGTACAATATCAGAGTTTTACGAAGGTAtgcatacaaatatcaattttgaaagggtattcatgcaagatccgatatttagaaggatatccaTGTAAAAAACTCATATTTTTTTGAGGATGTCTCTTGGTATTTATACCAAGGCCTTGCTTAAATCGCACCTTCATCCCTATTCCAAGGGTTTAGGACATGTTAGAAAGGACtattaattttctttcaagaataaataaaatttaataataaaataacaaatttaCGGGTAAGCCCAACTATTACAATGAAACAAACGGTTTTAGTGCATAAAGTCATAacttctgttgctggaaattggacccgggggccgccgtgaagccggggaaggaggagctccgctgctgcagggggcggacggcggtgcgccggctggctgcatcctccgctgcgggggggtgtgcaagtcctgcaaagaaaaccggtggccgggctccccggcgccggccctccgatgcctaagtcagagggggcaagtatgtggagagagcaggggagagagtatgtggagaagacaaagagaatctcgtgttcaattgtgtctgtgctgttttcttcctttttcccccggtttaggagggttctctccagctccgggttttttctctggttttttggtcctccctcccttttccctccaggtttccttttataggaggatttttgttacctgggaggtgacaggaggtttgtcctgttttataataattgggcacgatttggcccattaatggcgtaatggagaacgggaccggatcagaccggaatcagggagttgtcacggtcgatcggacctgttggagtggttgaaccgccggctgtggtgggcctggggtccgtggatggtaagtgcatttattaccgaatgaaccggcggtcagggagagccatacgttctgatggttcagtgatccggagatcgtcttgggccgtgttcattaaatgcctgagtgcatcggagacttgagggagtctcatgcattaatggcaggtcgtgccgaacgcctgaggaga contains:
- the LOC120103662 gene encoding uncharacterized protein LOC120103662 isoform X3 — translated: MLTGHAISLHERSESDELLLADPVSEIDDEEAEISGKVLYRASFEELAKNHVQCDTIIWVLISLLLVLAWGVGVVMLLYLPVRRYVLQKDISSRKLYVTPNKIVYKARRPSFLPFLGFTKVEKHIPLHTVIDIIMEQGIAGERRINHTLCIVLASIHDAGCLQSLYGIHTFRIESIAHGKAAPVDELQFQGVSNPGLLRKVKASPRRALFEAGGVIPGDLLLNKLEEIKQSVKKIESFVGTQDSSDGC
- the LOC120103662 gene encoding uncharacterized protein LOC120103662 isoform X1; the protein is MLTGHAISLHERSESDELLLADPVSEIDDEEAEISGKVLYRASFEELAKNHVQCDTIIWVLISLLLVLAWGVGVVMLLYLPVRRYVLQKDISSRKLYVTPNKIVYKARRPSFLPFLGFTKVEKHIPLHTVIDIIMEQGIAGERRINHTLCIVLASIHDAGCLQSLYGIHTFRIESIAHGKAAPVDELQFQGVSNPGLLRKVIITEAAKSIQEARSWKPTMHPGEGLSTPTHMRSLTEVPAIEKFQSPGWKVKASPRRALFEAGGVIPGDLLLNKLEEIKQSVKKIESFVGTQDSSDGC